The genomic region TCTTCTCGCAGTGGACAGTGAATGGTCATTTCATCACCAGTAATCGGGTGGTGAAAAGTCATCTCACGACAATGCAATGCTTGCCTTTCAATCTGGTCATTTTCTTTGCCATAAAGCGTATCTCCTAAAAGAGGGTGGCCGAGCCAAGTCATATGCACACGAATTTGATGTGTCCGCCCTGTCTCAAGCTGCACTTGGACGAGGTGATCACGGCCGTCTTTTGTCGGGGAGAGTGTTTTATAATGAGTGACAGCGTGTTTCCCACCTGGCACAACCGCTCTCTCTACTTTGCTCCCTGGTTTCATTCCGATTGGCTGCTCTATCGTTCCTGAAGGCGGTCTTAACGTGCCCGTGACGATCGCTTCGTACGTACGAGACAACGCAAATGAATGCTGCTGCATGCTCATCTTATGATGGGCATGCTTATGTTTTGCCGCCATCATAGCTCCGGATGTATCTCTGTCGAGACGGTTGACGAGATGTATAGCTGTAGTTGCACCATTGGCTTCGTAATGCGCCAGCAACGCCCCGGCAATATTTAACGGGTCACCGGACTGTGGAGGCAATGAGGGCACGCCCGGCGGCTTATTAATCACAATGATATCCTCATCTTCATACATGACATCGAGTTGCAAAGGGGTTGGCTTTAAATGCTCGCCTACGACTTCTACTGGCAGAAAAACCTCCAGCTGATCACCCGCCGTTAAAAGGTCAAAACCTTTTTTTAGTTTGCCATTAATAAGTATACGACCGTCCTTTTTGACCGTACGGAAGGTGCGGCTAGAAAAATCGCACGCCTCCTGCAAATAGACTTTTATCGTCATACCCTCTGCTGTGGCGGGAATCTCCCACGCCAGTCTTCTGCTGTAATTCATTCTGCATCACCTATAAATGACTCTCTCACTCGTGACCAAAAAGGAAAAGAACGATACCTTGCAAAACGCACTTTCTCCTTAGCAACTTTACATTGAATCGATTGAACATCCTTATGTAAAAGGGTTAAGTGATCAATGGTGACAGTGAAATCAACGTCATTGACTGGTTCAAGAAGACAGGTATGGTGCTTGGGCAATATTAAAGGTGACCCGACAGTTCGGAATACTCGGTTGTTAATCGATGCCATTTCAGCGAGCTGGATCGCTTCAAGAGAAGGATGTACGATCGCTCCACCTAATGCTTTATTATACGCAGTACTCCCAGACGGCGTAGAAATGCAGAGCCC from Litoribacterium kuwaitense harbors:
- a CDS encoding RluA family pseudouridine synthase gives rise to the protein MNYSRRLAWEIPATAEGMTIKVYLQEACDFSSRTFRTVKKDGRILINGKLKKGFDLLTAGDQLEVFLPVEVVGEHLKPTPLQLDVMYEDEDIIVINKPPGVPSLPPQSGDPLNIAGALLAHYEANGATTAIHLVNRLDRDTSGAMMAAKHKHAHHKMSMQQHSFALSRTYEAIVTGTLRPPSGTIEQPIGMKPGSKVERAVVPGGKHAVTHYKTLSPTKDGRDHLVQVQLETGRTHQIRVHMTWLGHPLLGDTLYGKENDQIERQALHCREMTFHHPITGDEMTIHCPLREDMARLCP